The proteins below are encoded in one region of Epinephelus lanceolatus isolate andai-2023 chromosome 7, ASM4190304v1, whole genome shotgun sequence:
- the fgfbp1a gene encoding fibroblast growth factor-binding protein 1 translates to MAFLTNATILLVLACISHQLVLSSCQKSHGRRGRGMDRGQHKDKPGLKVGRQAKSAPAQPIKGKMVTKDKSECTWAATGDDFFTLGLTCKKGDKSFSCEYVARPAVCPQYASNVKLYWKQITRALRKQKSLCKDSSALVRAGVCRGAARDAHFRLRNAQRKTYPSSTPKPAPRAVKSCQPNNRKLAEEHCSSSWSSFCTFFFTMVQDYDC, encoded by the coding sequence ATGGCTTTCCTTACCAATGCTACCATCCTGCTGGTCCTCGCTTGTATTTCCCATCAGCTGGTGTTGAGCAGCTGCCAAAAGAGCCATGGACGGAGGGGAAGAGGCATGGACAGAGGACAACACAAGGACAAGCCAGGGCTGAAAGTGGGCCGCCAAGCCAAATCTGCCCCTGCACAgcccattaaaggcaaaatggtcACCAAAGACAAGTCAGAGTGCACCTGGGCAGCAACAGGTGATGATTTCTTCACCCTCGGTTTGACCTGCAAGAAGGGGGACAAGAGCTTCAGCTGTGAATATGTCGCCAGACCGGCTGTCTGTCCCCAGTATGCTTCCAACGTCAAACTTTACTGGAAGCAAATCACCAGAGCGCTGAGGAAGCAAAAGAGTTTGTGCAAAGACAGTAGTGCGTTGGTCAGGGCGGGTGTGTGCAGAGGAGCTGCCAGAGATGCTCATTTCAGGCTCCGTAATGCTCAGAGGAAGACTTACCCATCTTCCACTCCAAAACCAGCTCCCAGAGCTGTCAAATCCTGTCAGCCTAATAACAGGAAGCTGGCGGAGGAGCACTGCAGCAGCTCCTGGTCGAGTTTTTGCACATTCTTTTTCACTATGGTGCAGGATTATGATTGCTGA
- the fgfbp2a gene encoding fibroblast growth factor binding protein 2a, translating to MWTQVSALLLLLACCLWSADAQSERRQSIWDEPIKFSTKAKDMCTMIITGHGEYTKLRLSCQSNKRSYWCEYIGKPYTCRPYNRDPRHYFVQMMWGLRKLHNACQAPREIKPFMCRKASDDSQMVFSSGSFPRSSPEASSRTAGRQAEQPARPQPRREPARPVPPRVRTTPRASPQPVTPPVESDAKRMAQQYCWRSLQGVCSYFIGLIRK from the coding sequence ATGTGGACCCAAGTcagtgctctgctgctgctgcttgcctGCTGCCTTTGGTCAGCAGATGCTCAAAGCGAGAGGAGACAAAGCATCTGGGATGAGCCCATTAAATTCAGCACCAAGGCCAAGGACATGTGCACCATGATCATCACCGGCCACGGTGAATACACCAAGCTGAGGCTATCATGCCAGAGCAACAAGCGCTCCTACTGGTGCGAGTACATCGGCAAGCCTTACACCTGCCGCCCCTACAACAGAGACCCCCGTCACTACTTCGTCCAGATGATGTGGGGCCTCAGAAAGCTCCACAATGCCTGCCAGGCGCCGAGGGAGATCAAACCTTTCATGTGCAGGAAGGCAAGTGATGACTCTCAAATGGTCTTCTCATCTGGTTCATTTCCCCGGTCATCACCAGAGGCTTCTTCAAGGACAGCAGGAAGACAAGCAGAACAGCCTGCCAGACCTCAACCTCGTCGTGAGCCAGCAAGGCCAGTCCCACCACGAGTCAGGACCACTCCGAGAGCCAGTCCACAACCAGTGACACCACCTGTGGAGAGCGATGCTAAGAGGATGGCTCAACAGTACTGCTGGAGGTCACTTCAAGGCGTCTGCTCCTACTTCATTGGTTTGATTCGGAAATAA